The segment AGGCCCCCATCGTGGTCATGACCACCGAGGTGCTGCGCAACATGCTCTACGCCGGGTCGGCGACGCTGGCCGGGCTCGGGTTCGTGGTGATGGACGAGGTCCACTACCTGGCCGACCGGTTCCGCGGCGCGGTCTGGGAAGAGGTGATCATCCACCTGCCGGAGTCGGTGCGTCTGGTGGCGCTGTCGGCGACCGTGAGCAACGCCGAGGAGTTCGGCGAGTGGATGGGCGAGGTGCGCGGCGACACCACGGTGATCGTGGACGAGCACCGTCCTGTGCCGCTGTGGCAGCACATGATGGTCGGCAACCGCCTCTACGACATGTTCATGAACGACGACCTGACGCTGCGCATCAACCCCACGCTGATGCGGGTGACGCGCGACGCCGAGCGGCTGATGGCGGGCCGGGGCAGGCGCGGCTACGGCCGGCCGCAGCGCTCGCGGCCGCCGGACCGGGTGCAGGTGATCGAGAAGCTCGACGCCGAGGGGCTGCTGCCGGCGATCACGTTCATCTTCTCCCGCGCCGGCTGCGACGCCGCCGTCCAGCAGTGCCTGTACGCCGGGATCCGGCTCACCACCGACCGCGAGCAGCACGAGATCAGGCAGCTCGTGGACGAGCGCACCGCGCACCTGCCCGACGAGGACCTGGCCGTCCTGGGCTACCTGGAGTGGCGTGACTGCCTCGAGCGCGGGCTGGCGGCGCACCACGCGGGGATGCTGCCGGCGTTCAAGGAGGTCGTGGAGGAGCTGTTCACGCGCGGGCTGGTCAAGGCCGTGTTCGCCACCGAGACGCTCGCCCTGGGCATCAACATGCCGGCCCGCAGCGTGGTGATCGAGAAACTCGACAAGTGGAACGGCGAGACCCACGCCGACCTGACGCCCGGCGAGTACACCCAGCTCACCGGGCGGGCCGGGCGGCGGGGCATCGACGTCGAGGGCCACGCGGTGGTGCTGTGGCAGGTGGGCATGGATCCGCTGTCGGTGGCGGGCCTGGCCGGCACGCGTACGTACCCGCTGCGCTCCAGCTTCCAGCCCTCCTACAACATGGCGGTCAACCTCGTCGGCCAGTTCGGCAGGGAGCGCGCCAGGACGCTGCTGGAGGAGTCGTTCGCGCAGTTCCAGGCCGACCGGGCGGTCGTGGGGCTGGCCAAGCAGCTGCGCAAGCACGAGGAGGCCCTGGAGGGCTACCAGGAGGCGATGACCTGCCACCTGGGCGACTTCCCCGAGTACGCGGCGCTGCGCCGCAGGCTCACCGACCGGGAGGCAGAGCTGGCCAAGCAGCGCGGTGCGGCGCGCCGGGCCGCCGCCGTGCGGTCGCTGGAGGCGCTGGAGCCGGGCGACGTCATCCGGGTGCCCGGCGGGCGCAGGGCGGGGCTGGCGATCGTGCTCGACCCCGGCCGCAACCCGCGCGGCCGTGGCGCCGACACCGGGCCGAGCCCGCTCGTGCTGACCATCGGCAAGCAGGTGAAGAAGCTCGACCCCTCCGACTTCCCCGTCCCGGTCGAGCCCCTCGAGAAGCTGCGCATCCCGAAGAACTTCAACGGCCGCTCGCCCAAGGAGCGCGCCAACCTCGTCTCCACGCTGCTCGCCAAGATCGGCGACCGCGACCTGGGCAAGCCGGTCAGGGCGCGCGACCACACGGTGGAGGACGAGGAGGTCAACGAGCTGCGCCGGCGCATCCGCCAGCACCCGTGCCACGGCTGCGACGAGCGCGAGGACCACGCCCGCTGGGCCGAGCGCTACTACAAGCTGCTGCGTGAGACCGAAGGGCTGCGCCGCCGCGTCGAGGGCCGCTCGCATGTCATCTCGCGTACGTTCGACCGCATCTGCTCGGTGCTGGAGCAGCTGGGCTACCTCGAGGGCGAGGCCGTCACCGACGAGGGCCGCCGCCTGGGCCGCATCTACACCGAGCTGGACCTGCTGACCGCCGAGTGCCTGCGCCAGGGCCTGTGGGAGGAGCTCGACCCGGCCGAGCTGGCGGCGTGCGTGTCGGCGCTGGTGTTCGAGTCGCGGGCGTCCGACGACGCGCGCCGTCCCAAGGTCCCCGCCGGGCACACCCAGGAGGCGCTGTCGGCGATGGTCCGGCTGTGGGGCGAGCTGGAGGGCATCGAGTCCGACCACGGGCTCTCCACGATCAGGGAGCCCGACATGGCGTTCGCCTGGGCGGCCTTCCGGTGGACGAAGGGGCACACCCTCGACGCGGTGCTCAGGGACGGCGTCAACGGCAACGAGCTGGCGGCCGGCGACTTCGTACGGTGGATCAAGCAGCTCATGGACCTGCTCAGCCAGCTCGGCGACGCGGCGCCGGCAGGCAGCAAGATCAAGCAGACGGCGGGCAAGGCGATCGACGGGATGCGGCGCGGCGTGGTGGCCTACTCCTCGCTCACCTGAGCACACGGCTGGAGGCGCCGCTCGCCCGGCGGGCGTCCTCCAGCCTCCCCGTAGGCCGGCCCGGCCTCTCTGAGGGCCACCGGGCCTCTCTGAAGGCCCCCGGCGCCGCTAGGACTCCTCTAGGACTCCTCCTTGCGCACGCCGTAGATTGTCAGCGCCAGGCCCGCGACGCCTGTCACCGCGCTCGAGATGGTCAGCGCGGTGCCGTCGAGCCAGCGGTGCAGCAGGCCGAAGCTCTGGCCGAAGACATGCTCGGCGATGAGGCCGCCGAAGCCCTGGATCATGAGAAGAACGCCGATGAATGCCATGCGTCGATGATCCCGGCCGTGGCCCTCCGGATCCATCGGACCAAAGTATCGGGCGACCTACACCTTGGAACCAGTTCTGACAAGCATCTTTGGCGTTCCCGTTACTCCGTTTAGCGGTTGTGTTCTTTTACAAGTGATTTAACGGGTGCGCTGAATGGCCGTTGTCTTCTGGTTCTGCCGGTCAAATCTCTTTGGAATTGTCGAATTCAACTGCTTTATCGCAAATCTGGTGATAACGTGCGATTTGTGCAAGTCGCCAAACGGGGGAGGAATCATGGCCGGCACTCAGCTCGCACGCGTCGACTTCCAGCAGGGTTGGGGCTGTCACCGCCGCAGGCGTTGCTGGCGCCGTAGGTGGTGGGACGGCGGGTGCTGCCGCCGACAGTGGTGGGGGTGCTAGGTGAGGGTGTCGAACAACACCCTTGAGGGCCGGCGGCACAGCCGTCGGCTCTCATTGACTGTCTCCGGCCGCGAACTCGCACCGGCGATTTCCCTTCGCCGGACTTTCCGCGAGTTCTGGCCGGACACCCGCGGGTTGCGGCGGCTGTTCGCGGCCGGCGTCGTCTTCGCCGTCCTCGCCGCGCTCTGCGAGGTCGCCGCCATCCGCCTGTTCGGCCACATCACCGACGAGGTGCTCGCCACCCGGCGGCTGGCCGAGTTCTGGGTTCCGGCGCTGGCCTGGCTGGGGCTGGCCGCGGTCGCCGGGGTGACGTCGTTCGTGGCGACGTACGTCACCGCGCTGGGCGCGGAACGGTTCCTGCTGGCCCTGCGCGACCGCGTGTACGCGCACGTCCAGACGCTCGCGCCGGACTTCTCGGAGAACCGGCGCCTCGGCGACCTGATGGCACGGCTGACCGACGACATCGAGGCCATCGAGGAGCTCGTCGGGTCCGGGCTGGTCAAGGCGCTCACCACCGCTGCCAGCGTGGTGTTCTTCGCCGGGGCGGCCTTCTTCATCCGCTGGGACCTCGCGCTCGTCACGATGGCGCTGATCCCGCTGTTCCTGGTCGTCTCCAGGGCGTTCGCGGCCAGGTTCAGGACCGCCGCGGCGCAGGAGCGCGCCAGCAACGGCGCCATGAACAGCGTCCTGGAGGAGGGGCTGGCCAACCAGCCACTCGTGCAGGCGTACAACCGGCAGCAGACCGAGTCGCGGCGCCTGCACGGCGAGGGCCGCACATGGCTGCGCGCCAACATGGCCCAGGCCTGGCTGTCCAGCCTGTACGGCCCCGCCGTCCAGGTCATCGAGACCGTCTGCCTGATCGTCATCCTCGGGTTCGGCGCATGGGAGATCGCCGCCGGCCGGTTGACGCTGGGCGGCCTGCTCGCCTTCGCCGCGTACCTGGCACTGCTGTATCCGGCGGTGCAGGCACTGGGCGAGCTGGCGCTGACGGTGTCCGAGGCGGCCGCCGGGGCCGACCGGGTCATCGAGATCCTACGGGTGGAACCCGCCGTCACCGACGCCGCCGGCGCCGTGTCCGCGGGCAGGAGCCGCGGCCTGGTCGAGTTCGACCGGGTCGGGTTCGCCTACCCGAGGCGGGGACGGCAGGTGCTGCGGGAGCTGTCGTTCACCGCCTCGCCCGGAGAGGTCGTCGTCGTGGCCGGGCCCAGCGGGGTCGGCAAGTCCACGCTGGTCAAGCTGCTGCTGCGGTTCTACGACCCGGGCGCGGGCCGCATCCTGCTGGACGGGGCCGACATCCGGGGCCTGACGCGGCAGTCGCTGCGGGAGAACGTCACGGTCCTGCACCAGGAGATGCTGCTGTTCTCGGGCTCGGTACGCGACAACATCGCCTACGGGCGGCCCGACGCCTCGCTCGACGAGGTTGTGGAGGCGGCTCGGGCGGCGGGCGTGCACGACTTCGTCAAGGCGCTGCCCCAGGGGTACGACACGCCGGTGGGACAGCGCGGCCGGCTCCTGTCCGGCGGGCAGCGGCAGCGGATCGCGATCGCCAGGGCCATCCTGCGCGACACACCGGTGCTGGTGCTCGACGAGCCCATGACCGGCTTGGACGAGGCCACGGCCACGCAGGTCATGCGGCCGCTGCTGCGGCTCATGGCCGGCCGGACGACGCTCCTGATCACGCACGACCTGCGGCACCTGCCGGAGGGGGCGCGGGTGGTGGAGCTGTCGCCCGTGCCCCGGCCGCCGGACCGCATCCGGCTGAAGCGCGTCGCCCATCGCCCGCACTCGCTGTCCCGCGCCACCTGACCTCACTACCGCCGGGTCCAAACTGCCCGCACCCGAGCCGGCACACCCGCCCTACGGGGCGGGTGTGCTGGTTTTCGGGAGGCCCGTTCAGCACCAGCACGTGAGGAGGGCCGCACCGGAACCCGGTGCGGCCCTCATTTCCTGCTATTCCGGTGTGGGCGGCTGGCCTGGAACACCTAGGCTCGACGGCTCAGGTGTCGCAGAGGCGGAGCGCTCGGACCGGTGCGGGTGATGGATCAGCCACCTCCACCGCCTCCACCGCCTCCGCCGCCGAAGTCGCCGCCGCCACCTCCACCACCTCCGCCGCCGCCGTGCTCGAAGCCGCCGCCGCCTCCACCGCCGCCGCCGCCTCCACCGCCGCCGCCACCGCCGCCGCCTCCGCCGCCGCCGTGGTGACGACGGTGCTCACCGCCGCCGCCTCCACCGCCGCCGCCTCCACCTCCGCCGCCACCGCCGCCGCCGCCACCGCCGCCTCCGCCGCCGCCGTGGTGACGACGGTGCTCACCGCCGCCTCCGCCGCCTCCACCGCCACCGCCGCCGCCGCCGCCTCCACCGCCGCCGCCGCCACCGCCGCCGCCGCCACCTCCACCACCACCGCCACCGCCGAAGCGACGGCAACGCCCGTGGCGGCACGGCTGCTGCTGCTGCTTCTCGACTTTGGGCTTGTGGCTCTGCTGGAAGGAGGGCTGGGCGACGGCAGATTGAGCCGATGCCGCCACAGGAGCGGTAAGGGCCGTGGCCGCCATCGCGGCGGCGGCAAGAAGGTTGCGAGTGTTGATCATGAGAGATCTCCTCTTGAGGGTTGGGAACTCCGGGCGGTGCCCGGATCTCTCTGCGGAGCGCCATATCAGTCCCGAAAGACATCGATATGGGCTGCGGATCACCTTTCAAGCTAGGTTGCGGCGGTGGGCGAAGTCATCCGGCAGAGGCAAAACTCCCGGCAGTCAGAAATTGCTCAGGAGCGCGTTACAGGAATGGACGGAAGGCCCTCCGCTACGGTGCGCTACATCACTGACATGCGCCGTTATGTTTGCTAAAGGGACTTCCAGGGCGGCGGTCCAGCTTTTTGCCGTCCCCCCGCCCACGGCGGGGCTTCTCGGCCGCAGACGGGGCGCGGGTAAAGTGCCCCGCCGTCCCGCCGTGCGCCGCGAATGCCGGTGGAAAAGGCGGCGGCGGACAGTCCGCGCCGTTCAGGTCTTCGGGCCGCCCCGTCAAGTGATGCGAGGGTAGACCATGGCGCAGTCCGGCAGTGGCGGGCGTGACCGGAGGCGCCGGCGAGTCTTTACCGCGACGACGGCCCCGCCGCGCCAGGAGCACTGACCGGTCGGTCAAGGTGGTGTTGTCAGACGCTCACACATCGTCACCTTCGGGGCAGTTTTTCGGGCGATGGCGCTGGAAATCTCCATGTCAGAGACATCCTCGGACGCACCCGCCGAGGCCAGTCCCCTCGGATGCGCGGCGTCCGGGCCGGCCCGTTGGAGGTAGCCATGTTCGCCCTCGTCGCCGCCGTACTGTTCGTGCTCGCGCTCATCTTCGAGATCGCCGGTCTCGCCGTCGGCAGCGTGATCACGGTCGCCACGCTCGGCACCGCCGGGCTGCTCTGCGTCGCGCTCCACCTGATGGGCGTGGGCGCGGGATGGACCCCGCTGAAGAAGTGATGCCTGGTCGAGGGCCGCGCACGGAGCGTCCGTGCGCGGCTTCTCGATGAGTCAGGTCGCCAGCGTGAAACGGACCTCGCGGGTCGCCGGGTCCGCCTGCGTCAGGCGTACCGTGACCTGCTCGCCCAGGGGGAGCGGGCCCTCGCAGCGGGCGATCACGGCCGGGTCGGCGAGCTGCACCTGCCCGCCGCCGCGCCGCTCGTCCACGTCGATCACCACCGCCTCGAACGCCTGCCCGATCCGCTCCCGCAGCAGGAACGCCTCCACCAGGTCCACGCACGCGCGCTCCACCGCCCCGGCCCGCCGCCCGGTCGCGGTCATGATGCCGGGCAGGCTCGCAAGCGCCGCCCTGATGTCGGACGGCACCGGCTCGCCGGCCGCCACGGCCAGGCACACCTCCGTCGCGTAGCGGTCGGCCAGGCGCCGCAGCGGCGCCGTGACGTGCGTGTACGGCGCCGCCACCGCCGCATGCTCGGCCAGCTTGGGCGGGGCACCGTCGAAGGCCACGTAGCCCGCGCCGCGCAGCAGCACCTTCGACTCGTGCAGGAACGCCGCCTGCTGCGCGTTCTTCGGGTCCAGGTCGTGCACCACGGCGCCGTAGGAGGCGCCGTCGGGCCACGGAACGTCCAGTGCCTGGGCCACCCTGCGGACCTTCGCCAGGTCGTCGGCGTGCGGCTGGGGCAGCACGCGAAGGATGCCGATCTCGGCGTCCAGCATCATCGCGGCCGCGGCCATGCCGGTCAGCAGCGAGATCTGCGCGTTCCACGCCTCGGCGGGCAGCGGCAGCCGGAACTCCAGCCGGTAGGCGCCATCGTCCCCGGGGACGACCTCCTGCTCGGGCGTGGGCAGGGTGACACCGCCGCGCTCACGCTCGAGCGCCAGCCGGAGACGGCCGATCTCGGCCAGCAGCCCCAGCACGCCGTCGGCCGTGCCCGTGTCGACCGCCGCCTGCACGTAGGCGTAGTCCAGGCGCTCGCGGCTGCGCACGAGCGCTCGCTGCACGTCGGCGCCGACCGTGCGGCCGTCGGCGTCGAGGTCGATCCGCCACACCGCGGCCGGGCGCAGCGCGCCGGGCAGCAGGCTGGCCGCGTCCTCCGACAGGACCTTGGGGTGCAGCGGCACCTTGTCCGCGGGCAGGTAGACGGTCTCGCCCCTGGAGCGGGCCTCGGTGTCGATGACGCCGCCGGGGCGCACGAACGCGCCGACGTCCGCGATCGCGTACCAGACACGGTAGCCGCCGCGCACCCGCTCCAGGTGGACGGCCTGGTCGAGGTCCATCGAGCCGGGCGGGTCGATGGTGACGAACGGCACCTCGGACAGGTCCTCGGCGTCGAGCCGGGGCGCTCGCGCCACCCCTGCGGCCTCGTCGAGCACGGCGCTGGGGAAGTCGGCCGGGAGGCCGAGCTCCCGCCCGACGCGCGCGAACCCGTCCTCCAGCTTCAGGGGTATCTGATCGGGAACCTGAATCACTCTGCCAACCTACAGGGCGGCCGATCAGGTGAGGTGGCCCTCCAGGCCGGTGATCCGCAGCAGCCGCCGCATCGTGGGCGGGACGCCGGTGAGGCGCATCGCGGTGTGCCGGCGCGCGGCGTGGTTGCGGACCGAGACGAGGATGCCGAGCCCGGCCGCGTCGATGAAGGTGAGCCCGCTCACCTCGATGAGGAGCGTGGCCTGTCTTCGCGAGGCGCCTCCCGCCTCCCTCAGCAGCCCGAACAGGTAACCGCGAAGCTGCTCGGTGGTGGCGATGTCGAGGTCTCCGGACACGCTGACGGTCAGGGTCTCATTGCGGCGGCTGGTGGTCAGGTGCAGTGGCTGCATGTCGGCTCCGCGCTCTGTCAGGGCCGGAACCTCCTGCCGGTTGCGCGGGCCAGCCCTTGCCGTGGGCACCAGAGTCATGACGCGTCACGTAGTGCGACGATGTTTGACGCTAAGTGTACATGCCGGGTCAGGCGTGAACCGTGATTCGGGGGGACAGAACGGATCCGCGAGGATCAGTTCCGATTACCCAGATGTAAAAACATCACACCAATCAGCGGGGCTCCAGCCCGCGAAGGATGAGATCGCACAATGCGGCGAAGTCGTCCTCGATGTCCGGCAGGCTCCAGTCGGCGGCGTGCGCCGGGTTGTGGAAGCGGCCGAAGGCGTCGAACACGGCACGGGCCGCGGCGGCCGGGTCGGGAGCGGCGAACTCGCCCCGGGCGACGCCGGCCTCGACGATCTGCTGGACCTGGCCGACCAGGTCGGCGATGTGCCGCTCGATGACCTTGCTGGACTCGCCCACCAGCACCGTGTACGTGGCGAACAGCTCGGGGTCGCCGAGGGCCTTCTTGCGCTTGGCGCGGAACAGGGTGCTCAGCCACTCGCGCAGCCGCACGGGGGCCGGCGCGTCGGAGGCCAGGACGATGCCCAGCTCGGCGTGCGACTCGTCCAGCCAGCGCTGGGTGACGGCCTCGCGCAGGGCCGCCTTGCTGGGGAAGTGCCGGTAGACGCTGCCGTGGCTGACGCCGAGCGCCCGCGCGACGTCGACGACCGTCGCCTTGGCGGGACCGTAGCGGCGCAGGACGTCCTGGGCCGCCGTGAGAATCTGATCCGCCGTCAGGATGCCGTCTGTCATATTTCCAATTCTGTCAGCCGATTGGCTGTGCGTGATGCGGCGGTTCGTATGCGGATAAATGGCACTGAATCGTGGTCGGTGACACTACGCTGCTACCGCTATCAGGTACGAGGGGGAAGCAGACGACATCGTGTGGATCGCCGTCGCAGTCTTGGGGGCCGCCGTCGTGGGCGCGGTGGTCTGGTGGTTCCGTCGTGACCCGGTCGCCGGTGGGGCGGGCGACCGGTTCGAGATGGACGTGGATCTCGGGCTCGCGCCCGAGACCGAGCCCGCGTTCATGGAGGGCCTGCGGGCCTACCCGCTACGGGCGGAGGTGTCGCGCGGGGTGCTCACGACGTACGAGCCGCCCCGGCTGATCTCTTTGCACCTGCTCGCCGACGCCTTCGCGGCCAGGGGGAACGCCGCGTTGCATGATCCGCAGGGCGCGGTCGCGGCCCTGGTCGCGCAGCTCACTGCAGTGGAGCGGCCTGGGGTGCTGCACCTGCGCGCGGACTGGCTGGACGGCGAGGTGGACGGTATGGACCGGGCCCGCTTCGCCGAGGCGGTGCGCGAGGTCGTGTGCCCCGGCGGCGTCTGGTCCGCCCATGAGGCCATTGGAGCGTTGCAGGTCGCCACCGGCGAGGCCAACACGATGATGCTGGACCTGGCCCGGCTGCTCGACCTCTACCGGGAGGCCCGCGAGAAGCAGCCGGAGGCCGCGGTGGAGGAGCTGCTGCGTGACGTCGCGCCGCGCCTGATCGCCGCCGGCGGTCCCGGGCTCACCTGGACGAAGCCGCCCACCCAGGACGACCTGACCACAGTGCTCCAGCCCCGGTGAGGCGGGAAACGGGCGCCTCTGCCGAAGAGGCATCCCCGTGATCAGGTCAAGTGCCTCATTCCTGTAGGTTCGCGTGGTATCGACGAGCGTCTGCTGACTGAGGAGCCCGACTTGACACCCCTCATCTTGTCCGCCGCAGGCACTGCCCTCGTCCTCGACGGACCTGGGCTGCCGCGGGTACGCCACTTCGGCGCCGACCTCGGACCCGCCGCCGGGTCCGACCTGCTGCCCGCACTGGCGTCCTTGACCCCCGCGCTGCCGCTGCTGCCCGCCCAGGCGGACAACTGGTACGGCCGGCCGGGCCTGTCGGGCGGCCGGGCCGGCGAGCACTGGCCGGTGCGCTGGACGCTGGACCGGCTCGACGTGGACGCCACCCCCGGGCGGGGAGGCACGGTGACCGTCGTGGCCTCCGACGCCCGGGCGGGTCTGGAGCTGGTGAGCGAGCTGGCCATGGACGCCGGCGGCCTGGTGACGATGCGGCACACGGTCACGAACACCGCCGCCTCGCCGTACCGGCTGGAGGGGTTGACCTGCGCCCTGCCGGTGCCGGCGCGCGCCGGCGAGCTGCTGGACTTCACCGGGCGGTGGGCGCTGGAGAAGGTGCCGCAGCGCACGGCGTTCGCCCAGGGCGTGTGGTCCAGGGAGAACCGGCGCGGCCGGACCGGGCACGACGGCACGGGGCTGCTGGTGGCCGGGACCGAGGGGTTCGGGTTCAGAGCCGGCGAGGTGTGGGCGGTGCACGCCGCCTGGAGCGGCAACCACGTCCACTACGCCGAGCGGGTACCCGAGGGGCCGGCGCTGCTGGCGGCGGGCGAGCTGCTCGAGCCCGGCGAGATCGTCCTGGCCGAGGGGGAGAGCTACCGCACGCCGCTGGTGTACTTCACCTGGTCGGGCAGCGGTCTGGACGAGGCGAGCACCCGGCTCCACGACCACCTGCGCGCCGCCCGGCCGCTGCCGGTCCGGCCCGTCACACTGAACAACTGGGAGGCCACCTACTTCGACCACGGCCTCGACCGGCTGCTGGAGCTGGCCGACAAGGCCGCGGCGGCCGGCATCGAGCGGTTCGTGCTCGACGACGGCTGGTTCCGCCACCGCCGCGACGACGGGGCGGGGCTCGGCGACTGGTACGTCGACGAGGGCGTGTGGCCGAACGGCCTGCACCCGCTGGCCGAGCACGTGCGCAAGCTCGGCATGCAGTTCGGGCTCTGGTTCGAGCCCGAGATGGTCAACCCGGACTCCGACCTGCTGCGCGCGCACCCCGACTGGGTGCTCGGCCAGTCCGAGCGCATGCCGCCGCCGCAGCGCCACCAGCAGGTGCTCGACCTGGCCAGGCCCGAGGCGTACGACTACCTGCTGGAGCGCCTGGACAGCCTGGTCAGCGAGTACGAGCTCGACTACATCAAGTGGGACCACAACCGCGACATCGCCGAGCCCGTCCACGACGGGGTGCCCGGAGTGCACGCGCAGACGCTGGCCACGTACCGGCTGCTGGACGAGCTGCGTGCCCGCCACCCCGGGCTGGAGATCGAGTCGTGCTCGTCGGGCGGCGCGCGCATCGACTTCGGCATCCTGGCGCGTACCGACCGGGTGTGGACCTCCGACAGCAACGACGCGTTCGACCGGCAGGCCATCCAGCGCTGGACCGGGCTGCTCGTGCCGCCGGAGCGGATGGGCAGCCACGTCGGCGCCCCGCAGGACCACAACTCGGGGCGCTCGCTGCCGCTGGCCTTCCGCGCCGCGACCGCGCTGTTCGGGCACATGGGCGTGGAGTGGGACCTGACCTCGGCGAGCGAGGCCGAGCTGGAGGAGCTGGCCGAGTGGATCGCGCTGCACAAGCGGCTGCGGCCGGTGCTGCACGCGGGCCGGGTGGTGCGGGCCGACCATCCCGACCCGACGGCGCTGCTGCACGGGGTGGTGCTGCCCGAGCGCGGCGTGTTCGCGTACGCCCAGCTCACCTCGAGAGTGGCCATCGGCCCCGCGCCGCTGCGCCTGCCCGGGCTCGACCCGGCCGGCACGTACGAGGTGCGCGTCGCCGTGCCCAAGACCCCCGCGTCGAACATGCCGCAGTGGTCGACACCGCAGTGGATGGCCGGTCCGGTACGGCTGAGCGGCGCGGTCCTGGGCGAGCTGGGTCTGCCCGCCCCGGCGCTGCGGCCCACCACCGCGCTCGTCATCGAGGTCGAGAAGGTCTAGAGCCAGGTCACGTACGGGTCATACGGTGAAGGCGCTTTAATGGCGCCGCAATCGCGCCGTTCGTGATCAGGTAACACGCCGTGGACACACTGGGCGGCATGAGCGATGCACCCAAGGTGTCGAACGGAAACCGGAGCTCCTGGTGGCGGGAGGTCGTCGAGTTGGCCGCGCTGTTCCTCGCGGTCGGCCTGGCGCACCTGCTCGCGACCCTGCTCGGCCGCCAGGAGCCCGGCCCTGCCGTGCTGGTGGGGCTGGGAGCGGCGTTGATCGCCGGGACGGCGCTGCACAAACGGCTGGGCCGACGGAGCGTACGGAAGGCGGCCCCGCTGCCCGTGGAGGGCGGCGCGGGCCCGCCCATGATGTTGTGGCGCATTCGCATGCGGGTGGTGGAGCGGCCGGGCCGGCTCGCCGCCGTGGCGGGCGCGTTCGGGCGGCTGGGCTGCAACATCCTGGCGCTGCACATCGCGCCGACGGGCAGCAGCGCCATCACGCCCGCCGGATGTGACGCGCTGGACGAGTTCGTCATCGAGGCGCCGCGGGGGCTGGCCCGTGATGTGCTGGCCGGGGCGCTGACCGGGGCCGGCGGGCTGGACGTG is part of the Nonomuraea helvata genome and harbors:
- a CDS encoding ACT domain-containing protein encodes the protein MSDAPKVSNGNRSSWWREVVELAALFLAVGLAHLLATLLGRQEPGPAVLVGLGAALIAGTALHKRLGRRSVRKAAPLPVEGGAGPPMMLWRIRMRVVERPGRLAAVAGAFGRLGCNILALHIAPTGSSAITPAGCDALDEFVIEAPRGLARDVLAGALTGAGGLDVVIVPAQVKDLTDPGVQALVLAQRVSADPDRLPEAMAELLRVPQVEWRRPGDTVDDGAELNTTMVISVNPDRALLIRRPELPFTPTEAARAAALTATAREARYSASG